The Leptospirales bacterium genome has a window encoding:
- the rplO gene encoding 50S ribosomal protein L15, protein MAKKEILNYASLLPAKKKAKPARKSAASQVSLVPGSRKKKRRIGRGHSSGSGKTSGRGHKGQKARSGYSRKRGFEGGQMPIRMRLPKRGFRRPFVDIVQEVNLYRLEKSTVSGTVGPQELFAAGLIRDPLHRIKILGTGEIKKALKLTADAFSESARKKIEAAGGACTERELGAEQRAAKKKAAAAS, encoded by the coding sequence ATGGCAAAAAAAGAAATCCTGAACTACGCATCCTTGCTGCCGGCCAAGAAAAAGGCCAAACCCGCGCGGAAGTCAGCCGCCAGCCAGGTCAGTCTGGTCCCCGGCAGCCGTAAAAAGAAACGGCGCATTGGTCGGGGCCACAGCTCTGGCTCCGGCAAGACCAGCGGCCGCGGTCATAAAGGTCAGAAGGCGCGCAGCGGTTACTCGCGCAAGCGAGGCTTTGAAGGCGGCCAGATGCCCATTCGCATGCGCTTGCCCAAACGCGGCTTCCGGCGGCCTTTCGTGGACATTGTCCAGGAAGTGAATCTCTATCGTCTGGAGAAGTCCACAGTTAGCGGCACAGTCGGGCCGCAGGAACTCTTCGCTGCGGGCCTGATTCGAGATCCTTTGCATCGCATTAAGATACTCGGAACTGGAGAAATTAAGAAAGCGCTGAAGTTGACTGCGGACGCATTTTCCGAATCTGCAAGAAAGAAGATCGAAGCGGCAGGCGGCGCCTGCACGGAACGTGAGCTGGGCGCTGAACAGCGCGCTGCAAAAAAGAAGGCAGCAGCAGCCAGCTGA
- the secY gene encoding preprotein translocase subunit SecY — translation MMSALINIFRIPDLRNKVLFTIGLLVLYRLGTFITIPGVNPYALANARPPGQSLLNVVNVFAGGALFKLSVFSLGIMPYISSSIIINLLTVVIPPLARLQREGEEGRKKINQYTRYGTIVLCAVQAYFILKTSESITNRLGEPLVSQQMPAAYFVALGIITITVGTMFLMWMGEQITERGIGNGVSLIIFAGIVAQLPAMIFQMMNDPTGAVNAFTVIILVIVFIALIAFTVVLTTAVRKVPLQYGKKMQGRRMVQARSQSIPFKLNSANVMPIIFASSLLLFPQTVVEYLGQENASWIGWRVIQEWMNPLNPVVYKQLPYYFIYTALIIFFAYFYTAIQINPQDLAENLKKHGGFVPGIRPGSHTRDYIEFVLNRITLPGAFFLAGLALAPFFVLNLLKLQSNTTVSSLAYTFGGTSLLIIVGVALDTLKQIESQLLMRNYSGFMKKGRIRGRSA, via the coding sequence TTGATGAGCGCGCTGATCAACATTTTTAGAATTCCGGACCTGCGAAACAAGGTTCTATTTACTATAGGCCTGCTGGTCCTCTATCGTCTGGGAACCTTCATAACCATTCCGGGCGTCAATCCCTATGCCCTTGCAAACGCTCGCCCGCCGGGGCAGTCGCTCCTGAATGTGGTCAACGTTTTTGCCGGCGGCGCTTTGTTTAAGTTGTCGGTGTTCAGTCTGGGCATCATGCCCTATATTTCGTCCTCGATTATTATCAACTTGCTCACGGTTGTCATTCCGCCGCTGGCGCGACTGCAACGCGAAGGCGAAGAGGGGCGCAAGAAGATCAATCAGTACACCCGATATGGGACGATCGTTCTTTGCGCCGTTCAAGCCTACTTCATTCTGAAGACGTCGGAGTCGATTACAAACCGCCTGGGCGAACCGCTGGTCTCGCAGCAAATGCCGGCGGCCTACTTCGTTGCGCTGGGAATCATCACCATCACCGTCGGGACGATGTTCTTGATGTGGATGGGCGAGCAGATTACGGAACGCGGAATTGGCAACGGCGTTTCGCTGATTATCTTCGCTGGTATCGTCGCCCAGCTGCCGGCGATGATCTTTCAGATGATGAACGATCCGACCGGGGCAGTGAATGCCTTCACTGTCATTATTCTGGTTATCGTTTTCATAGCGCTGATTGCATTCACGGTGGTTTTAACGACTGCAGTGCGGAAGGTTCCTCTTCAGTACGGAAAGAAGATGCAGGGCCGCCGCATGGTTCAAGCGCGCAGCCAGAGCATTCCCTTCAAATTGAATTCGGCTAATGTGATGCCGATCATTTTCGCCTCCTCGCTCTTGCTTTTCCCGCAAACCGTTGTCGAATACCTGGGTCAGGAGAATGCCAGCTGGATTGGTTGGCGCGTCATCCAGGAATGGATGAACCCGCTGAACCCCGTGGTGTACAAGCAGCTGCCGTATTACTTCATCTATACGGCGTTGATCATTTTTTTCGCCTACTTCTATACCGCTATTCAGATCAATCCGCAGGACCTGGCAGAGAATCTGAAGAAGCACGGCGGCTTTGTTCCGGGAATTCGTCCGGGCAGCCACACCAGGGACTACATTGAGTTCGTACTCAATCGCATTACCCTGCCGGGCGCTTTCTTCCTCGCCGGCCTGGCGCTGGCGCCCTTCTTCGTGTTGAACTTGTTGAAGCTGCAAAGCAACACTACGGTGAGCAGCCTGGCCTATACCTTTGGCGGCACGTCACTGCTGATTATCGTGGGAGTGGCCCTGGATACCCTGAAGCAAATCGAATCACAGTTGTTGATGCGCAATTATAGCGGCTTCATGAAAAAGGGTCGGATCCGCGGTCGCAGCGCCTGA
- a CDS encoding adenylate kinase, which yields MKLLFMGPPGAGKGTQAQLICDRYSIPQISTGEILRAAVKSGTAMGKKAQEYMNAGKLVPDEVVIGIVKDRLAEEDAQKGYILDGFPRTLEQADALGKMLAESGQKLDLALNLAVPDDELVRRLLERARKEGRADDTEPVIKSRLKTYNDQTRPLIEYYRKHGILREIDGLGGMDQITERINLILKAAGG from the coding sequence ATGAAACTATTGTTTATGGGACCGCCGGGCGCCGGCAAGGGCACGCAGGCTCAGCTCATTTGCGATCGCTACAGTATCCCGCAGATATCCACCGGCGAAATTCTTCGCGCTGCTGTAAAGAGCGGCACGGCAATGGGCAAGAAGGCGCAAGAGTATATGAACGCCGGAAAGCTCGTGCCCGACGAAGTAGTGATTGGCATCGTTAAGGATCGTCTGGCCGAAGAGGATGCTCAAAAAGGCTACATTCTCGACGGCTTTCCGCGGACCCTTGAACAGGCTGACGCCCTCGGCAAAATGCTGGCCGAATCCGGCCAGAAGCTGGACCTGGCGCTCAATCTGGCGGTTCCTGACGACGAGCTGGTGCGCCGACTGCTGGAGAGAGCTCGCAAAGAGGGCCGCGCCGACGATACGGAACCTGTAATCAAGAGCCGCCTGAAGACTTACAATGACCAAACTCGGCCGTTGATCGAATACTATCGTAAGCACGGCATTCTCAGGGAGATTGATGGGCTGGGCGGAATGGACCAGATAACGGAGCGCATCAATTTGATTCTCAAGGCCGCTGGCGGCTGA
- the infA gene encoding translation initiation factor IF-1 encodes MAKEEAIEVEGTVVEPLPNAMFRVELDNGHKVLAHISGKMRMHYIRILPGDKVVVELSPYDLTRGRITYRKK; translated from the coding sequence GTGGCGAAAGAAGAAGCGATAGAGGTCGAAGGGACAGTGGTGGAACCGCTGCCCAATGCCATGTTTCGGGTGGAGCTGGATAACGGCCACAAGGTGCTGGCGCACATATCAGGAAAGATGCGTATGCACTACATTCGCATTCTGCCTGGCGACAAGGTTGTTGTTGAGCTTTCTCCCTATGACCTGACGCGCGGGCGAATTACATACCGGAAGAAGTAG
- the rpmJ gene encoding 50S ribosomal protein L36: MKVRVSVKPMCSNCRIIRRRGVLRIICSNPRHKQRQG; encoded by the coding sequence ATGAAAGTTCGAGTATCAGTGAAACCGATGTGCAGCAATTGCCGGATCATCCGGCGTCGCGGCGTCTTGCGTATCATTTGCAGCAATCCGCGTCACAAGCAGCGGCAAGGGTAG
- the rpsM gene encoding 30S ribosomal protein S13, which translates to MARIAGVELPNEKRVIVGLTYIFGIGPTSSRKILGDAGVDHTIRCRDLDEQQVNAIKKIIDSRYRVEGDLRTETQLNIKRLMEIGSYRGLRHRNSLPARGQRTRTNSRTRKGKRKTVAGKKKAPSKG; encoded by the coding sequence ATGGCGCGTATTGCAGGCGTTGAACTGCCCAATGAGAAGCGAGTCATTGTTGGGCTGACCTATATCTTTGGCATCGGCCCTACTTCCTCGCGGAAGATCCTCGGAGACGCTGGCGTCGATCATACAATACGCTGTCGCGATCTGGACGAGCAGCAGGTCAATGCAATCAAAAAGATCATTGATTCCCGCTATCGTGTAGAGGGCGATCTGCGGACTGAAACGCAGCTGAACATCAAGCGGCTGATGGAGATCGGCTCCTATCGCGGCTTGAGGCATCGCAACAGTCTGCCAGCTCGCGGTCAGCGCACGCGAACCAATTCGCGCACGCGCAAGGGCAAGCGTAAGACCGTCGCCGGTAAGAAAAAGGCGCCAAGTAAAGGCTGA
- the rpsK gene encoding 30S ribosomal protein S11, translated as MSQQQQQSGRKKEKKNVVRGRVHIQASFNNTIISIADPSGNIVSWSSAGHMNFKGSRKSTPYAAQMAARDAAEKAREHGVREVEVLVKGPGIGRESAIRAIANEGIHIRSIKDITPLPHNGCRPRKRRRV; from the coding sequence ATGTCGCAGCAGCAGCAACAGAGCGGTCGCAAGAAGGAAAAGAAGAACGTCGTTCGCGGCCGCGTTCATATACAGGCTTCATTTAACAATACGATCATCAGCATTGCGGATCCAAGCGGGAATATAGTTTCCTGGTCCTCCGCAGGCCACATGAACTTCAAGGGATCGCGCAAGTCGACTCCCTACGCCGCGCAGATGGCAGCTCGCGATGCCGCGGAGAAGGCGCGCGAACACGGCGTTCGCGAAGTCGAGGTGCTGGTAAAAGGACCGGGGATTGGCAGAGAGTCGGCCATCCGGGCCATTGCCAATGAGGGCATCCATATTCGGTCTATTAAGGACATTACGCCGCTGCCGCACAACGGTTGTCGGCCGCGCAAACGCCGTCGCGTCTAA
- a CDS encoding DNA-directed RNA polymerase subunit alpha: protein MSPKHLLRGLKRPRQIEFAQDASQPGYGRFTAEPFERGFGMTVANALRRALMSSIEGSAITAVKIEGVPHEFSTIEGVVEDVVRLVLNLKQVRAHYDAENRDEPKVIHIEKRGAGVLRAADLAVDSQIQILNPDLHLATLNEDANLIMDLQFERGRGYVPAEVLKKNIDEIGTIPVDALFSPVRRVNFQVAETRVGQRTDYEKITLELWTDGSLAPEDALAQAAKILKEHLTVFINFEEEPEEVEEETSEIEETLRGNLEKHVEELDLSVRSLSVLKSLEIEYVADLVKRTEEELKKSRHYSIQCVEEIRQKLAEINLEFGMRDFFATRD from the coding sequence TTGTCACCAAAACATTTGCTCCGCGGACTGAAACGCCCCCGCCAGATAGAGTTTGCCCAGGACGCCAGTCAGCCGGGATACGGGCGCTTCACTGCTGAACCTTTTGAGCGCGGCTTTGGCATGACTGTGGCCAATGCCTTGCGTCGCGCGCTGATGTCTTCCATCGAGGGCAGCGCCATTACCGCTGTAAAGATCGAAGGCGTGCCTCACGAATTCTCAACGATCGAAGGCGTAGTCGAAGACGTGGTGCGTCTGGTTTTGAACCTGAAACAGGTTCGGGCGCATTACGATGCGGAAAACCGCGACGAGCCCAAGGTCATTCACATTGAAAAGCGGGGTGCCGGCGTGCTGCGCGCCGCGGATCTGGCTGTGGACAGCCAGATCCAGATTCTGAACCCCGATCTGCATCTGGCCACTCTCAACGAAGACGCCAATTTGATCATGGATCTGCAGTTTGAGCGCGGCCGCGGCTATGTTCCGGCCGAAGTGCTCAAGAAGAATATCGACGAGATCGGTACGATTCCTGTCGATGCGCTCTTTTCTCCCGTCCGCCGCGTAAACTTTCAGGTGGCCGAGACGCGCGTTGGTCAGCGTACCGACTACGAAAAGATTACTCTCGAACTCTGGACCGACGGATCCTTGGCCCCCGAAGACGCTCTGGCGCAGGCCGCAAAAATATTGAAAGAGCATCTGACGGTATTCATCAATTTTGAAGAGGAGCCGGAGGAGGTCGAGGAAGAGACCAGCGAGATCGAGGAAACGCTGCGCGGCAACCTGGAGAAGCATGTAGAAGAACTGGATCTTTCCGTTCGCTCCCTTTCCGTCCTGAAAAGTCTCGAAATCGAATATGTCGCTGACCTGGTGAAGAGGACTGAAGAGGAACTCAAAAAGTCGCGTCACTACTCCATCCAGTGCGTGGAAGAGATTCGTCAAAAGCTGGCGGAAATCAACCTCGAGTTTGGCATGCGCGATTTCTTCGCTACACGCGATTGA
- the rplQ gene encoding 50S ribosomal protein L17 — translation MNKRNAVAKLNRRHAHRGAMLRNMATSLFEHERIITTRARAKALRSYSEKLITRARQAGVQSGEAHKLLHHKRELLKHVRNQDILKKLLEDIAPRFKDRAGGYTRIIHLPERQSDSSQMSILELVDRKEKVRRVRDRKTRAAGGEGQGPRDESRKREGKWYDRFRRKKKDTDFE, via the coding sequence ATGAATAAACGCAATGCAGTGGCAAAGCTCAACCGTCGCCACGCCCACCGCGGCGCAATGCTGCGCAATATGGCTACCAGCCTTTTTGAGCATGAGCGCATCATAACCACGCGGGCCCGCGCCAAAGCCCTGCGCAGCTATTCGGAAAAACTAATCACGCGCGCACGCCAGGCCGGCGTGCAGAGCGGAGAGGCGCATAAGTTGCTGCACCACAAGCGCGAGTTGCTAAAGCATGTACGCAATCAGGACATTCTGAAAAAGCTTTTGGAAGACATCGCCCCGCGCTTCAAGGACCGGGCCGGCGGATATACGCGCATCATTCATCTTCCGGAACGGCAGTCGGACAGCTCGCAAATGAGCATACTCGAGCTGGTTGATCGTAAAGAAAAGGTGCGCCGCGTGCGCGACCGGAAGACCCGCGCCGCCGGCGGCGAAGGGCAGGGCCCCCGCGACGAATCGCGCAAGCGCGAAGGCAAGTGGTATGACCGCTTCCGTCGCAAGAAAAAGGATACGGATTTCGAATAG
- a CDS encoding YdcF family protein yields MAAAWGRRAAPHADCLIVFGARTYADGRMSTALLDRIRTASNYALANPEARLILSGGPAEGPRSEVQAMADYATNRGIAAHRLVADESGLSTSASVANLRQLAGQYSCRRIVAVSQFYHLPRIEMEGLRLGLRLELQYALPSLVIVKLPALVAREIPAFWLYWLLLWRSPAA; encoded by the coding sequence ATGGCGGCGGCCTGGGGCCGGCGCGCGGCGCCGCACGCTGACTGCCTGATTGTGTTTGGCGCTCGCACCTACGCCGATGGTCGCATGTCCACGGCGCTGCTGGATCGCATCCGAACGGCAAGCAACTACGCCCTTGCCAATCCCGAAGCGCGCCTGATACTTTCCGGAGGACCTGCCGAGGGACCGCGCAGCGAAGTCCAGGCCATGGCTGATTATGCGACAAACCGCGGTATTGCCGCACATCGGCTGGTGGCCGATGAATCTGGCCTGAGTACCTCGGCCAGCGTGGCGAATTTAAGACAGCTTGCCGGTCAATACTCATGTCGGCGCATTGTGGCAGTCAGCCAGTTCTATCATTTGCCGCGCATCGAGATGGAGGGCCTGCGCCTGGGATTACGACTGGAGCTGCAGTATGCGCTGCCCAGTCTGGTGATCGTGAAGTTGCCGGCGCTGGTAGCGCGCGAGATTCCTGCCTTCTGGTTGTACTGGCTGCTGCTCTGGCGATCGCCTGCAGCTTAG
- a CDS encoding Rrf2 family transcriptional regulator: MRITSKGRYGLKAMLELARLGDEQRLLKTREIAERQSIPLKYLEQIINTLKRQGLVASVRGSEGGYRLARPAAETTVFEILQALEGDLSIVDYSDPSWGPDQGVFWTELETRIRSILMIPLSEFAAAGRAAEESLMFYI; this comes from the coding sequence GTGAGGATCACAAGTAAGGGGCGCTACGGCCTCAAGGCCATGCTGGAACTTGCCCGCCTGGGCGATGAACAGCGCCTGCTGAAGACGCGAGAAATTGCGGAGCGTCAGAGCATTCCGCTGAAGTATCTGGAACAGATCATCAATACCCTGAAACGTCAGGGGCTTGTGGCCAGCGTCCGCGGCAGCGAAGGCGGCTATCGTCTGGCGCGCCCTGCAGCGGAGACTACTGTATTTGAGATTCTGCAGGCGTTGGAAGGCGACTTGAGCATCGTCGACTATAGCGATCCTTCCTGGGGCCCTGACCAGGGCGTCTTCTGGACAGAACTCGAAACCCGTATCCGCAGCATTCTGATGATTCCCTTGAGCGAATTCGCGGCGGCCGGTCGAGCGGCAGAAGAGTCGCTGATGTTCTACATCTAA
- the gmd gene encoding GDP-mannose 4,6-dehydratase, giving the protein MAKSALITGITGQDGSYLAEFLLNKGYRVVGMVRRASTETFERITHLRDRIELREGDLLDQLSLISLIESVQPDEVYNLAAQSFVPTSWTKPLLTGEFTALGVTRMLEAIRYVNRKIKFYQASSSEMFGKVLETPQSEITPFYPRSPYGVSKVYGHFITVNYRESFELFAVSGILFNHESPRRGKEFVTRKVTDGVARIKHGLGKELRMGNLDAKRDWGFAGDYVEAMWLMLQQATPDDYVISTGETHTVRELIQIAFEHAGLDWEKHVVIDPKFFRPAEVDLLIGDCSKARTKLGWKPRVDFPGLVKMMVDADLERVAREVARS; this is encoded by the coding sequence ATGGCAAAATCAGCGCTGATTACGGGCATCACCGGACAGGACGGTTCTTACCTGGCGGAGTTTCTGCTCAATAAAGGATACCGCGTTGTAGGCATGGTGCGCCGGGCATCGACGGAAACCTTTGAGCGAATCACGCACCTGCGAGACAGGATAGAGCTGCGCGAGGGCGATCTGCTGGACCAGCTCTCCCTGATCAGCCTGATCGAGTCGGTGCAGCCAGATGAAGTCTACAATCTTGCTGCGCAGTCTTTTGTTCCAACCTCCTGGACGAAGCCCCTGCTGACCGGCGAATTTACGGCACTGGGCGTGACGCGGATGCTGGAGGCAATTCGCTACGTAAATCGTAAGATTAAGTTCTATCAGGCTTCAAGTTCCGAAATGTTTGGCAAGGTGCTGGAAACTCCGCAGTCGGAAATCACGCCCTTTTATCCTCGGAGCCCGTACGGGGTGAGCAAGGTATACGGCCATTTTATCACGGTAAACTACCGGGAGAGTTTCGAGCTCTTTGCCGTTTCTGGAATTCTGTTTAACCACGAAAGCCCGCGGCGCGGAAAAGAATTCGTGACGCGAAAGGTAACCGACGGAGTGGCGCGCATCAAGCACGGTTTGGGCAAGGAACTGCGCATGGGCAACCTCGACGCCAAACGCGACTGGGGCTTCGCCGGCGATTACGTGGAAGCTATGTGGCTGATGCTGCAGCAAGCAACGCCCGACGACTATGTAATTTCCACAGGAGAAACACATACTGTTCGCGAACTGATTCAGATTGCCTTCGAACACGCAGGCCTGGACTGGGAAAAGCACGTCGTAATTGATCCGAAATTCTTCCGCCCGGCGGAGGTCGATCTTCTGATTGGCGATTGCAGCAAGGCGCGGACGAAGCTGGGCTGGAAGCCTCGCGTGGACTTTCCGGGCCTGGTCAAGATGATGGTCGACGCTGACCTTGAGCGCGTGGCCCGAGAGGTCGCGCGATCCTGA
- a CDS encoding glycosyltransferase family 4 protein — protein sequence MSGRLIQFASGINPDDAVSKHLAEIHRGVAQGYSAEFSQSKIFAEAIHPQAPAPAQKPERYRRQRGDCILIHYSMALNCLPALLALRAPLAIYYQNLSPAATLRDWNLALAGKLERARSDLRQLSGRAALAMAASEFSARELEALSIGPTHRIDLLIPDLPGAARRRAPFQGRSLRLLFAGRLLPHKGHDRLLQLMYYLARLAPGAQLVLAGDTPRGLELYATALRNRARLLRIEDRIEWRGFTTRAELEALYAECDAFVCASSHEGFCAPLLEAMAADLPVFCWTRPRSAVSDTMQDAGVDLGAESPERAAAIIAEFWQRPDLCESIVAQQRARMKRYDPAASLSRILSLLDRIQPRYV from the coding sequence GTGAGCGGAAGACTCATTCAATTTGCGTCGGGCATCAATCCGGATGATGCCGTCAGCAAACATCTGGCTGAAATTCATCGCGGCGTAGCGCAGGGCTACTCAGCCGAATTCTCGCAGTCGAAAATCTTTGCCGAGGCGATTCATCCACAGGCGCCGGCGCCGGCTCAAAAGCCCGAGCGCTATCGTCGACAGCGCGGCGATTGTATACTGATCCACTACAGTATGGCATTGAACTGTCTGCCGGCGTTGCTTGCGTTGCGCGCGCCATTGGCTATTTACTATCAAAACCTGAGCCCGGCGGCAACGTTGCGCGATTGGAATCTTGCCCTGGCCGGCAAACTGGAGCGCGCACGATCGGATTTGCGTCAGCTGAGCGGACGAGCCGCGCTGGCGATGGCCGCGTCGGAATTCAGCGCACGCGAATTGGAGGCCTTGAGCATCGGGCCGACGCACCGCATTGATCTCTTAATTCCTGATTTGCCTGGAGCGGCCCGGAGACGTGCGCCCTTTCAAGGTCGCAGCCTGCGGCTGCTGTTTGCGGGGAGATTGCTCCCGCATAAAGGCCATGATCGCTTGCTGCAACTGATGTACTACCTGGCGCGCCTGGCGCCAGGCGCCCAACTGGTGTTGGCCGGAGATACCCCGCGCGGACTGGAATTGTACGCTACGGCGCTCCGCAATCGCGCTCGCCTGTTGCGTATTGAGGACCGAATAGAATGGCGCGGCTTTACGACTCGCGCTGAGCTGGAAGCGCTCTATGCGGAGTGTGACGCCTTCGTTTGCGCCTCTTCGCATGAAGGGTTTTGCGCTCCGTTGCTGGAGGCAATGGCTGCCGACTTGCCGGTATTTTGCTGGACCCGCCCGCGCAGCGCCGTGAGCGACACGATGCAAGATGCTGGCGTGGACCTCGGCGCTGAAAGCCCGGAGCGCGCCGCTGCAATCATTGCCGAGTTCTGGCAACGTCCGGATTTGTGCGAGTCCATCGTTGCACAACAGAGGGCGCGAATGAAACGGTACGACCCGGCCGCCAGTCTCAGCCGAATTCTCAGCCTGCTGGATCGCATTCAGCCGCGTTACGTGTAA
- a CDS encoding DedA family protein: MDLESIIVWVQSAPAWSVYVAVFLASLVENVFPPIPGDAIIIFAGFICAGGEASLALCLLCALAGNLAGGWIMYRSGPAVLALAHRVNEWIGRPRLLHRFLEDLSSDRRMERVRTALQRYGAWLVVVSRFLAGIRYFVSIVAGLGRMSPLSYLVSFGTGVVVWNALLLSLGRQLGANWRLAVNWIQFYTSTALSLFLIVLLIALLLYWRRQRRANRAAP, translated from the coding sequence ATGGATCTTGAATCGATTATTGTCTGGGTTCAGTCCGCGCCGGCCTGGAGCGTCTATGTAGCGGTCTTCCTGGCCTCGTTGGTAGAAAATGTTTTTCCGCCGATCCCCGGCGATGCTATTATCATCTTTGCCGGGTTCATTTGCGCCGGGGGTGAAGCGAGTCTGGCGCTCTGTCTGCTTTGCGCCCTGGCAGGCAATCTCGCCGGGGGCTGGATCATGTACCGCAGCGGCCCCGCAGTCCTCGCTCTGGCTCATCGCGTCAATGAATGGATTGGCCGTCCCCGTTTGTTGCACCGCTTTCTCGAAGATCTATCCTCCGACCGGCGTATGGAGCGTGTGCGCACAGCGTTGCAGCGCTATGGAGCCTGGCTGGTGGTGGTTTCTCGCTTTCTGGCCGGAATCCGCTACTTTGTGAGCATCGTTGCCGGTCTGGGGCGCATGTCGCCGCTGAGTTATTTGGTCAGCTTTGGAACCGGAGTCGTAGTCTGGAATGCGCTGCTCCTATCGCTGGGCCGGCAGCTAGGCGCTAACTGGCGTCTGGCAGTGAACTGGATTCAATTCTACACATCCACGGCGCTGTCACTTTTTTTGATCGTATTGCTGATCGCGCTGCTCCTCTACTGGCGCCGTCAGCGCCGCGCCAACCGAGCTGCACCCTGA
- a CDS encoding NAD-dependent deacylase — MNSIHALAEALQRTDSLAVITGAGVSSESGIPTFRGAGGLWRQYRAEDLATPQAFARDPQLIWEWYEWRRALCMGARPNAAHRVLAAMEQGAIDFLLITQNVDGLHLRAGSRKAEEIHGSLLRQRCTVCGQRTELPLAPLSSLPPCCPACGGVGRPDVLWFGESYDDGQMQRVHSFLAGASLVLVAGTSGVVPIPLQLAMFAKQHGALLAEINIEKTALSLAADFCLKMPAAEAFSQLAEASGLQLR, encoded by the coding sequence ATGAATTCCATCCATGCGTTAGCGGAAGCCTTGCAGCGGACTGACTCGCTGGCGGTAATTACCGGCGCCGGCGTCTCCAGCGAAAGCGGCATACCAACCTTTCGGGGCGCCGGCGGGCTGTGGCGGCAATACCGCGCAGAAGATCTGGCGACCCCACAGGCATTTGCGCGCGATCCTCAGCTGATCTGGGAGTGGTATGAATGGCGTCGCGCTCTGTGTATGGGCGCCAGACCAAATGCGGCGCACCGTGTTCTGGCGGCGATGGAGCAGGGAGCTATCGATTTCCTGTTGATTACGCAGAATGTCGACGGTCTTCACTTGCGCGCCGGCAGTCGCAAGGCGGAAGAGATCCATGGCAGTCTGCTGCGCCAGCGCTGCACAGTCTGCGGTCAGCGGACAGAACTGCCGCTGGCGCCGCTTTCAAGTCTTCCGCCCTGCTGTCCCGCATGTGGCGGGGTCGGCCGTCCGGATGTGCTCTGGTTCGGGGAAAGCTACGACGACGGGCAGATGCAACGCGTTCACTCATTTTTGGCTGGCGCGAGCCTGGTTCTGGTCGCCGGAACCAGCGGCGTCGTGCCCATTCCCCTACAGCTTGCCATGTTTGCAAAACAACACGGCGCACTCCTTGCCGAAATCAATATCGAGAAAACGGCGCTGAGTCTGGCCGCGGATTTTTGCCTGAAGATGCCAGCGGCCGAGGCATTCAGTCAGCTTGCTGAAGCCAGCGGTCTTCAGCTGCGCTAG